The bacterium genome includes the window ATCGGCGCCCGGAGCAAGCTCCGGAAGGCGGGCCAACAGATGGGTCGATGAGATGAACGACACATCGATCGTCACGAGTGTGATCGCCTCGGGGATTGCCTCGGGTTCCAGATGGCGAGCATTGGTGCGTTCGAGCAGGCGTACCCGCGGGTCGTCGCGGAGCTTCAGGTCGAGTTGCCCGTAGCCGACGTCGACCGCCACCACGGCCTGGGCACCGCCCTGGAGCAGGCAATCGGTGAAGCCGCCGGTCGAGGCTCCCAGGTCGAGGCAGACCTGGTCCGCCGGATCGATCCCGAGATCCTCCAGAGCACCGGCGAGCTTCTCGCCGCCCCTGGAAACGAAACGTCGTGCAGCGCCGCGCACGCGCAGCGCAGCCTCCGGCCGGATCCGCGTGCCGGGTTTGTCCACGGGCACGTCATCGACCAGCACCTTGCCGGCGCGGATCAAGCCCTGGGCCACGGTTCGGGAGGGAGCGAGCCCCTCCTGGAGCATCCGCTCGTCCAGCCGCGGACGTTGCGCCGCCGGGCTCAGGAAGCGCCCCTGCCCCCTCCAACCAGCTCGCGAACCGCAGCCGCGATTCCGTCGGCGGAGAGCCCCATCTCGGCTCGCTGGGCTTCCGGGCTGCCTTGCTCGATCGGCCGATCCGGCAGGGCCAGGCACCGGGTGTGGGCCTCCGTGCCAGCCTCGGAAAGGGCTTCGAGCACGGCGCTTCCGAAACCGCCCATCCCGACGTGCTCCTCGACCGTGACCACGGCGCCCGTGCGTTCGGCGAGCGCCACGATTCGCTTCGTGTCGAGCGGTTTGACGAAACGCGCGTTGACCAGCGCCACCGAGATTCCGTCCGCCGCGAGTTCCGCCGCAGCTTCTTCGGCGTCGTGCACGAGCGTGCCGTAGGCCACGATCACCGCATCACTTCCATCGCGAAGCAGTTCGGACTCGCCGATCGGCACGGCCTTGATCTCCGGATCCATCGGCACGCCGAAGCCCGCACCGCGGGGATAGCGAATCGCTGCGGGCCCGTCGTACTCGACGGCCGTGCGCAGCATATGTTGCAGCTCGTTCTCGTCCTTGGGCGCCATGCAGAGGATGTTGGGCAGGCTCCGCAGATAGCCGATATCGAACAAGCCCTGGTGGGTCGCGCCGTCTCCGCCGACCAGACCCGCGCGATCCATTGCCAGCGTCACATCGAGATTCTGCAGGCAGACATCGTGCACGACCTGATCGTAGGCACGCTGCAGGAACGTCGAGTAGATCGCCGCGACAGGTTTCATGCCCTCGCTCGCCAGCCCGGCCGCGAAGGTGATCGCGTGCTGCTCCGCAATGCCCACATCGTAGAAGCGCTTCGGGAATTCCTTCTTGAAGAGATCCAGACTCGTGCCATCGGCCATTGCCGCAGTGATGCCGACGATACGCTCGTCCTCTTGCGCCAGCCGGATCAGCGTCTGCGCGAATACCTTCTGGTATTTCGGCGGCCCCGGTTTGGAGGGCGCAAACTTCCCGCTCTTCACATCGAAGGCGCCGACGCCGTGATACTTGTAGGGATCGTTCTGGGCCGGCTCGTAGCCGTAGCCCTTGGCGGTGAGCGCGTGAACGAGGATCGGCCCGTCGCCCGCCGCGAGCATCGCCTTCACGTTCTCGAAGGTCTCGAGCACGATATCCATGCGGTGCCCCTGGATCGGCCCCACGTACTTGAAGCCCAGGGCCTCGAACAAGAGCCCAGGCGAGAAGAAGACCTTCAGCGATTCCTCTGCCTTCTGGGCCCAATGCACCATATCGCCCGGCAAAGAGGTGAGAAATTCCTTCGCCCAGCCCTTCATGCGGCGAACCATCGGCGCCGAGAGCTTGCGCGAGAGATAGGAGGACATGGCGCCAACGTTAGGCGAGATCGACATTTCGTTGTCGTTCAAGACGACGACGAGATTCTTCTGGGTGAGATGGCCCGCATGATTGAGCGCTTCGAAGGCCATGCCCGCCGTCATTCCGCCATCGCCGATCAGTGCGATGGCGCACTGATCCTTGCCCTGATGCTCGAAGGCCCGTGCCATCCCGAGGGCGGCCGAGATGGACGTACCCGCATGACCCGCTCCGAAATGGTCGAACTCGGACTCGGAGCGCCGCAGGAACTTCCCGATCCCGTCTTCCTTGCCGATCTTCGCGAAGCCGGCCCGCCGACCCGTCAGCATCTTGTGGGCGTAGCCCTGGTGGCCGACATCGAGCACGAGGCGATCCGCCGGCGTGTCGAAGACGTAGTGGATGGCGGTCAGCAGCTCGACCGCACCCAGGCTGCTGGCCAGATGGCCCCCCGTCCGCGAGACGTTGTGGACGATCTCGTCGCGCAGCTCCGACGCCACCTCCAGCACTTGTTCTCGGGGGAGTGCACGAAAGTCCTCGGGGCTTTCGATCCTGTCCAGCAGCTTTTCGTTTCCGCTCATCGATCCCTCCGCACGGCGAAGCGCGCGAGCATTCTAAGAGGCTCGGCCGTCTCGCCGAGCTCTGCAATTCGACCCAGCGCGCCGTCCAGCAGGGATTCTGCGCGTTCAGCGGCTCGTTGCGGACCCAGAACCCGGACGAGCGAGCAGGGTTCATCCCCATCTTCCGCATCCAACAGATCGTCAGCGATCTGGAACGCGATGCCCACCTCGATGCCGAACTTCAAGAGCCGATCCAGCCAGGCCTCGCCCGCGTTTCCGAAGCGCGCGCCCATCGTCAATGAGGCAGCGATCAGCGCTGCGGACTTGCGTTGGTGGACGGATTCGACCCGCGCCTCCTCGTCCGCCCCGCCGAGCACGAAGGCGAGATCCTCGACCTGTCCGCCGACCAGCTGCATCGATCCAGCTGCACTGGCCAGATCGCGGGTCGCGCCAAGCACCACATCGGCGGGCGCCTGGGCCGCAGCGAGCACTGCGAAGGCCTGAGCCTGGAGCGCATCCCCGGCCAGGAGCGCGGTCGATTCGCCAAAGGCCACGTGAACCGTGGGCCGACCTCGGCGCTCCTCGTCGTCGTCCATGCAGGGCAGATCGTCGTGAACCAGGGAGTAGGTGTGAAGCAGCTCGACGGCCGCCGCGGCCGGCCACGCATCGCTCCGGTCCCCGCCAAACGCCTCGCAGCCCGCAGCCACCAACGCCGGGCGCAGCCGCTTGCCACCCGGAAACAGGAGATGGCGCATGGCACCATGCAGGGCCTGGGGCGGCGCATCCGCCGGCGGCAGGGCAGCGTCCAGGTACGGATCCAGGCGCTCCTTCACCGCGTCGAGGTAGCCCTCCGGCGTCACGCCTCGGCCTCGTCGGTCTCCAAGGGCTCGGTGCGCAGTTCGTCCCCATCCTCGACCAGGATCTCGATTCGCCGCTCCGCGTCGTCCAGCTGGGCGGAGCAGCGCCGCGAGAGGGCTACGCCCTCCTCGAAGGCCTCGAGAGCCGCCTCGAGGCCCAGCTCACCGGCCTCCAGACCCTCGACGATCTCCTCGAGCCGACCCAGAGCCCCTTCGAAATCGAGGTTCTCCGGGCTCTCCTTGGCGGGTTGCCCCTTCATGCCGCAAATCTAGCCGTTTCTGGTTGATTCTCCGCAGCCGAGGGCGCTCAGCGGGATCCGCCAACAGGCCCGGCCTAGTCCCCTGAAGAGAGGACCTCGGCTTCGAGCGCGCCCTCTTCCAGCTGGACACGCAGCCGGTCGCCGGGTGCCGCGTCCTGGGCTCGCCGCAGAATCGCACCATCCTCTTCCTTCCGAACGATGGAAAAGCCGCGCGACAAGACGGCCAACGGCGAGAGCGCGTGAAGGCGACCTGCGAGTTCGCGAAGTTGGCCGGCTTGTTTGGCGGCCGCGACGCGAGATGCGCGATCCAGACGGGCTCGAAGGCCTTGCACGCGCTCCATTCGTTCCGGAACCAGGGCGACGGCCTGCCGACCGAGACGCCCGCGGTTCTCGTAAAGACGGCCACGCCAACCATCCTGGGCCCGGAGCCAGGCTGCATTCAGTGCGTGTCGATTCGCGCGCAGCCTCTCACGCTGAGCGGCCAAGCGGGTTCGGGGAGCATGGGCCTGGAGCGTCTCCGCAAGCCCTGCCAGCGCCAGGCGGTGGCGGTCCACGACCGCCGCCATGGCGTGGGCAAGCCGATCCGCCTCCCGATCCAGCCGCTGGACCCAGGGCCAGGTATCGGGCACGGCAAGTTCCGCAGCGGCCGAAGGTGTCGGCGCGCGGGCATCCGCTGCCAGATCCGCAATCGTCACATCGACCTCATGGCCAACGCCGCTCACGACGGGGAGCGGGCAAGCCCGAATGGCTCGGGCCACGCGCTCCGTGTTGAACGCCATCAGATCCTCGAGCGAACCGCCCCCGCGCACCAGCAGAACGAGATCGACCTCGGGAAGGCGCGCGGCCGCCGCAAGCGCCGCTTCGATCTCGAGATCCGCGCCCTCCCCTTGTACCCGGGTCGGCGCGACCACCAGGGGGATGCCAGGGGCGCGTCGGCCGGTCACCTGAAGAACATCATGCAGGGCGGCACCCGCCGAGGACGTCACCACCGCGATCCGCGTCGGCCAGGCCGGAAGCGCGCGCTTCAGCGTGTCGGCGAACAGACCCTCCGCTTCCAGTTGGGTGCGAAGCTGCTCGAAGGCCAGCTGAAGGGCACCCTGGCCTCGCGGTTCGAGGCTTCGGACGATGAGCTGGACGTCCCCGCGCGGCCGGTAGAAACCGATTTCCGCCTGGGCCACCACCTCGAGCCCATCCTCGGGATCGAACGGGATGCGCGCCAGGTTCCCTCGGAAGAGAACCGCCCGAAGCTGTGCATCGCCGTCCTTCAGCACGAAGTAGCAATGCCCGGACCGCGCCCGGAAGAAATCGCTGATCTCACCGACGACCCAGACGCGCCCGATTTCCTCTTCGAGCAGCTCCTGGATGCCCGCCGCGAGCTCGGAGACCTTGAAGATGCGCCGTCCCTCGACCATCCGGACACCTTAGCGGGAGCGGCGGAAGCGGGGACGGTCGGCTCTCCGACGACGCCTTCGGCCTGAGCGGCCCGTAGCGCGTCGAAGTAGGTCCAGCTCTTCAACACTTCGACGGCCCGTGCAAGCGGAACATCCTCGGGTTCAGCACTGCCGGCGCCCTCGGCCTCCGTCTCCGGATTGGCATCTTCCTGGGTGAAGTGACCCTTGAGATCCTTCTCGCGAATGTTGCGTCGTGCCTTCGGTTCCT containing:
- a CDS encoding TlyA family RNA methyltransferase, yielding MLQEGLAPSRTVAQGLIRAGKVLVDDVPVDKPGTRIRPEAALRVRGAARRFVSRGGEKLAGALEDLGIDPADQVCLDLGASTGGFTDCLLQGGAQAVVAVDVGYGQLDLKLRDDPRVRLLERTNARHLEPEAIPEAITLVTIDVSFISSTHLLARLPELAPGADVLVMVKPQFELEPGRVGKGGVVRDDALRAEAVARVREAALALGYTARGEAESRLAGPKGNREVFLWLSSS
- the dxs gene encoding 1-deoxy-D-xylulose-5-phosphate synthase, whose protein sequence is MSGNEKLLDRIESPEDFRALPREQVLEVASELRDEIVHNVSRTGGHLASSLGAVELLTAIHYVFDTPADRLVLDVGHQGYAHKMLTGRRAGFAKIGKEDGIGKFLRRSESEFDHFGAGHAGTSISAALGMARAFEHQGKDQCAIALIGDGGMTAGMAFEALNHAGHLTQKNLVVVLNDNEMSISPNVGAMSSYLSRKLSAPMVRRMKGWAKEFLTSLPGDMVHWAQKAEESLKVFFSPGLLFEALGFKYVGPIQGHRMDIVLETFENVKAMLAAGDGPILVHALTAKGYGYEPAQNDPYKYHGVGAFDVKSGKFAPSKPGPPKYQKVFAQTLIRLAQEDERIVGITAAMADGTSLDLFKKEFPKRFYDVGIAEQHAITFAAGLASEGMKPVAAIYSTFLQRAYDQVVHDVCLQNLDVTLAMDRAGLVGGDGATHQGLFDIGYLRSLPNILCMAPKDENELQHMLRTAVEYDGPAAIRYPRGAGFGVPMDPEIKAVPIGESELLRDGSDAVIVAYGTLVHDAEEAAAELAADGISVALVNARFVKPLDTKRIVALAERTGAVVTVEEHVGMGGFGSAVLEALSEAGTEAHTRCLALPDRPIEQGSPEAQRAEMGLSADGIAAAVRELVGGGRGAS
- a CDS encoding polyprenyl synthetase family protein; its protein translation is MTPEGYLDAVKERLDPYLDAALPPADAPPQALHGAMRHLLFPGGKRLRPALVAAGCEAFGGDRSDAWPAAAAVELLHTYSLVHDDLPCMDDDEERRGRPTVHVAFGESTALLAGDALQAQAFAVLAAAQAPADVVLGATRDLASAAGSMQLVGGQVEDLAFVLGGADEEARVESVHQRKSAALIAASLTMGARFGNAGEAWLDRLLKFGIEVGIAFQIADDLLDAEDGDEPCSLVRVLGPQRAAERAESLLDGALGRIAELGETAEPLRMLARFAVRRDR
- a CDS encoding exodeoxyribonuclease VII small subunit; the encoded protein is MKGQPAKESPENLDFEGALGRLEEIVEGLEAGELGLEAALEAFEEGVALSRRCSAQLDDAERRIEILVEDGDELRTEPLETDEAEA
- the xseA gene encoding exodeoxyribonuclease VII large subunit; this encodes MVEGRRIFKVSELAAGIQELLEEEIGRVWVVGEISDFFRARSGHCYFVLKDGDAQLRAVLFRGNLARIPFDPEDGLEVVAQAEIGFYRPRGDVQLIVRSLEPRGQGALQLAFEQLRTQLEAEGLFADTLKRALPAWPTRIAVVTSSAGAALHDVLQVTGRRAPGIPLVVAPTRVQGEGADLEIEAALAAAARLPEVDLVLLVRGGGSLEDLMAFNTERVARAIRACPLPVVSGVGHEVDVTIADLAADARAPTPSAAAELAVPDTWPWVQRLDREADRLAHAMAAVVDRHRLALAGLAETLQAHAPRTRLAAQRERLRANRHALNAAWLRAQDGWRGRLYENRGRLGRQAVALVPERMERVQGLRARLDRASRVAAAKQAGQLRELAGRLHALSPLAVLSRGFSIVRKEEDGAILRRAQDAAPGDRLRVQLEEGALEAEVLSSGD